In one Magallana gigas chromosome 9, xbMagGiga1.1, whole genome shotgun sequence genomic region, the following are encoded:
- the LOC136271741 gene encoding tripartite motif-containing protein 2-like yields MSDSENSDSETAEEQYPEEEEEEEEELYSDDDFWDVSESDEENDELSSDSDNKDSASTKPKVLQPTRSAQYAILCNLCSRSSVTSYCIPCCVSVCSNCVDKHTYNSSKPHKVVPYQEKHAATKYPECKEHAKKECQFYCGDCDIPLCHTCVSSAKHRGHKISDDLGKGKREKVKKDLKELKEKIFPFYQKIALDLQGEKTAVKKHYERLDAAVSKYGDILLKKMKAVVEKEKSCIIEGKSKHISTLEKQEKSIAKKMSKLERRILELKQLLDTSNEFIASEYESKNSKFNRMPSRKIIPLLKFVPKMINENDLHQNFGFLTFSAVTQDKNGFIMTNPSAHKPEIIKTVATGKKGCLSSVECCSNSEVWTTWGKIMKLHKLNGELLKSMKTKSGYNVGDITTTKKGYLVYSDPDSKTINRMKKKTIKEVITLHGWTPCSVCSTSLDGLLVTMISNDKKQSKVIRYTDSFEESLTAQFDNKGVPLYSKSSKKYVSENKNLDICVADRGSLAVVVVNQTGRLRFRYTGSPSAIKTSLKPDGIATDSHSQILTADSHNKRIHILDQDGHFLRYIAVDKSDCPFSLCVDTNNTLFVAGKKSGEIKMITYT; encoded by the exons ATGTCGGATTCAGAAAACAGCGATTCAGAGACGGCTGAAGAACAATACCCtgaagaggaggaggaggaggaggaggaattATATTCTGATGATGATTTTTGGGATGTAAGTGAATCCGACGAAGAAAACGATGAATTATCATCAGATAGCGATAACAAAG ATAGTGCATCAACAAAACCAAAAGTGTTGCAACCAACCCGCAGTGCCCAATACGCCATACTTTGCAATCTTTGCAGTAGGTCTTCTGTCACAAGCTATTGTATCCCTTGTTGCGTAAGTGTCTGCAGTAACTGTGTTGACAAACACACTTATAATTCATCCAAACCCCACAAAGTTGTGCCGTACCAGGAAAAACATGCTGCCACTAAATACCCGGAATGCAAGGAACATGCTAAAAAGGAATGTCAATTTTACTGTGGAGACTGTGACATTCCTCTCTGTCATACATGCGTTTCATCAGCAAAACATAGAGGGCATAAAATATCAGACGATCTGGGAAAAGGCAAAAGGGAAAAAGTTAAAAAGGATTTGAAAGAACTGAAGGAAAAAATATTCCCCTTCTACCAAAAAATAGCGCTGGATTTACAAGGAGAAAAAACCGCCGTTAAAAAACATTATGAAAGACTTGATGCTGCCGTATCAAAATATGGGgacattttgttgaaaaaaatgaaagctGTTGTTGAAAAGGAAAAATCGTGTATTATTGAAGGGAAATCAAAACACATTTCGACCTTAGAAAAACAGGAAAAAAGTATTGCTAAGAAAATGTCTAAATTAGAACGGCGCATTCTTGAACTGAAACAATTGCTTGACACCAGTAATGAATTTATCGCCTCTGAATACGAatcaaagaattcaaagttcAACAGAATGCCATCTAGGAAGATCATTCCACTTCTCAAATTTGTCCcgaaaatgataaatgaaaacGATTTACACCAAAATTTTGGTTTTCTTACTTTTTCAGCTGTCACGCAGGATAAAAATGGTTTTATCATGACAAACCCTTCAGCCCACAAACCAGAAATTATCAAAACCGTAGCAACTGGGAAAAAGGGCTGCCTCAGCAGTGTAGAATGCTGTAGCAATAGCGAAGTCTGGACAACCTGGggcaaaatcatgaaattacaCAAACTGAACGGAGAACTTCTGAAGTCAATGAAAACCAAGTCTGGGTATAATGTGGGGGATATAACAACGACAAAGAAAGGCTATCTGGTGTATTCTGATCCAGACTCAAAAACCATCAACaggatgaagaaaaaaaccataaaagaAGTTATCACATTGCATGGATGGACACCTTGCAGTGTTTGTAGTACTTCCCTTGATGGCCTATTGGTAACCATGATCAGCAATGATAAGAAACAATCTAAAGTTATTCGCTATACGGACAGCTTCGAAGAAAGCCTAACAGCTCAATTTGATAACAAAGGCGTGCCTCTGTATTCCAAAAGCAGCAAAAAGTATGTCAGTGAGAATAAAAACCTTGATATCTGCGTGGCAGACAGGGGTTCTCTTGCAGTAGTAGTTGTCAATCAAACCGGTCGTCTTCGTTTTAGATACACAGGCTCTCCCTCTGCTATTAAAACGTCACTTAAACCAGACGGCATCGCCACAGACAGCCACAGTCAAATTTTGACTGCGGACAGTCACAATAAGAGAATCCACATTTTAGATCAAGATGGACATTTTCTCCGTTATATTGCAGTTGACAAATCGGATTGTCCATTCAGTTTATGTGTCGATACCAATAACACATTGTTTGTGGCTGGAAAAAAGAGTGGAGAAATAAAGATGATCACTTATACTTAA
- the LOC136271461 gene encoding E3 ubiquitin-protein ligase TRIM71-like has protein sequence MSDSENSDSETAEEQYPEEEEEELYPDEDDFWDVSESDEEKDESSSDSDNKDSASTKPKELHPTRSAQYAILCNLCSRSSVTSYCIPCCVSLCSNCVDKHTYNSSKPHKVVPYLEKNDATKYPECKEHAKKECQFYCEDCDIPLCHTCVPSDKHRGHKISDDLGKGKREKVKKDLKELKEKIYPFYQKLALDLQGEKTAVKKHYERLDAAVSKYGDKLLKKMKAVVEKEKSCIIEGKSKHISTLEKQEISIAKKMSKLERRILELNQMLDTSNEFIASEYESKNSKFNRMPSRKIIPLLKFVPNMINENDLHQNFGFLTFSAVTQDKDGFIMTNPSAHKPEIIKTIATGKKGCLSSVECCSNSEVWTTWGKIMKLHNLNGELLKSIKTKSGYNVGDITTTKKGYLVYSDPDSKTINRMKKKTIKEVITLHGWTPCSVCSTSLDGLLVIMTSNDKKQSKVIRYTDSFEESLTAQFDDNDVPLYSKSSNTKYVSENKNLDICVADMGSRSVVVVNQTGCLRFRYTGSPAAFKTSLKPDGIATDSHSQILTADSHNKRIHFLDQDGHFLRYLAVDKSDCPFSFCVDTNNTLFVAGKKSGEIKMITYT, from the exons ATGTCGGATTCAGAAAACAGCGATTCAGAGACAGCTGAAGAACAATACCCtgaagaggaggaggaggaatTATATCCTGATGAAGATGATTTTTGGGATGTAAGTGAATCTGACGAAGAAAAAGATGAATCATCATCAGATAGCGATAACAAAG ATAGTGCATCAACAAAACCAAAAGAGTTGCACCCAACCCGCAGTGCCCAATACGCCATACTTTGCAATCTTTGCAGTAGGTCTTCTGTCACAAGCTATTGTATCCCTTGTTGCGTAAGTCTCTGCAGTAACTGTGTTGACAAACACACTTATAATTCATCCAAACCCCACAAAGTTGTGCCGTACCTGGAAAAAAATGATGCCACTAAATACCCGGAATGCAAGGAACATGCTAAAAAGGAATGTCAATTTTACTGTGAAGACTGTGATATTCCTCTCTGTCATACATGCGTTCCATCGGACAAACATAGAGGGCATAAGATATCAGATGATCTGGGAAAAGGCAAAAGGGAAAAAGTTAAAAAGGATTTGAAAGAATTGAAGGAAAAAATATATCCCTTCTACCAAAAATTAGCGCTGGATTTACAAGGAGAAAAAACCGCCGTTAAAAAACATTATGAAAGACTTGATGCTGCCGTATCAAAATATGGAGacaaattgttgaaaaaaatgaaagctGTTGTTGAAAAGGAAAAATCGTGTATTATTGAAGGGAAATCAAAACACATTTCGACCTTAGAAAAACAGGAAATTAGTATTGCTAAGAAAATGTCTAAATTAGAACGGCGCATTCTTGAACTAAACCAAATGCTTGACACCAGTAATGAATTTATTGCCTCTGAATACGAATCGAAGAATTCAAAGTTCAACAGAATGCCATCTAGGAAGATCATTCCACTTCTCAAATTTGTCCCGAATATGATAAATGAAAACGATTTACACCAAAATTTTGGTTTTCTTACTTTTTCAGCTGTCACGCAGGATAAAGATGGTTTCATCATGACAAACCCTTCAGCCCACAAACCAGAAATTATCAAAACTATAGCAACTGGGAAAAAGGGCTGCCTCAGCAGTGTAGAATGCTGTAGCAATAGCGAAGTCTGGACAACCTGGggcaaaatcatgaaattacaCAATCTAAACGGAGAACTTTTGAAGTCAATTAAAACCAAATCTGGGTATAATGTGGGGGAtataacaacaacaaagaaaGGCTATCTGGTGTATTCAGACCCAGACTCTAAAACCATCAACaggatgaagaaaaaaaccataaaagaAGTTATCACATTGCATGGATGGACACCTTGCAGTGTTTGCAGTACTTCTCTTGATGGCCTATTGGTGATCATGACCAGCAATGACAAGAAACAATCAAAAGTTATTCGCTATACTGACAGCTTCGAAGAAAGCCTTACAGCTCAATTTGATGACAACGACGTGCCTCTGTATTCCAAAAGCAGCAACACAAAGTATGTCAGTGAGAATAAAAATCTTGATATCTGCGTGGCAGACATGGGATCTCGTTCTGTAGTAGTTGTCAATCAGACTGGTTGTCTTCGTTTTAGATACACAGGCTCTCCCGCTGCTTTTAAAACGTCACTTAAACCAGACGGCATCGCCACAGACAGCCACAGTCAAATTTTGACTGCGGACAGTCACAATAAGAGAATCCACTTTTTAGATCAAGATGGACATTTTCTCCGTTACCTTGCGGTTGACAAATCGGATTGTCCATTCAGTTTCTGTGTCGATACCAATAACACATTGTTTGTGGCTGGAAAAAAGAGTGGAGAAATAAAGATGATCACTTATACTTAA
- the LOC136271128 gene encoding E3 ubiquitin-protein ligase TRIM71-like: MSDSENSDSETAEEQYPEEEEEELYPDEDDFWDVSESDEEKDESSSDSDNKDSASTKPKVLHPTRSAQYAILCNLCSRSSVTSYCIPCCVSLCSNCVDKHTYNSSKPHKVVPYLEKYDATKYPECKEHAKKECQFYCEDCDIPLCHTCVPSDKHRGHKISDDLGKGKREKVKKDLKELKEKIFPFYQKLALDLQGEKTAVKKHYERLDAAVSKYGDTLLKKMKAVVEKEKSCIIEGKSKHISTLEKQEISIAKKMSKLERRILELNQMLDTSNEFIASEYESKNSKFNRMPSRKIIPLLKFVPNMINENDLHQNFGFLTFSAVTQDKDGFIMTNPSAHKPEIIKTVATGKKGCLSSVECCSNSEVWTTWGKIMKLHNLNGELLKSIKTKSGYNVGDITTTKKGYLVYSDPDSKTINRMKKKTIKEVITLHGWTPCSVCSTSLDGLLVIMTSNDKKQSKVIRYTDSFEESLTAQFDDNGVPLYSKSSNTKYVSENKNLDICVADMGSRSVVVVNQTGCLRFRYTGSPSAFKTSLKPDGIATDSHSQILTADSHNKRIHFLDQDGHFLRYIAVDKSDCPFSFCVDTNNTLFVAGKKSGEIKMITYT; this comes from the exons ATGTCGGATTCAGAAAACAGCGATTCAGAGACAGCTGAAGAACAATACCCtgaagaggaggaggaggaatTATATCCTGATGAAGATGATTTTTGGGATGTAAGTGAATCTGACGAAGAAAAAGATGAATCATCATCAGATAGCGATAACAAAG ATAGTGCATCAACAAAACCAAAAGTGTTGCACCCAACCCGCAGTGCCCAATACGCCATACTTTGCAATCTTTGCAGTAGGTCTTCTGTCACAAGCTATTGTATCCCTTGTTGCGTAAGTCTCTGCAGTAACTGTGTTGACAAACACACTTATAATTCATCCAAACCCCACAAAGTTGTGCCGTACCTGGAAAAATATGATGCCACTAAATACCCGGAATGCAAGGAACATGCTAAAAAGGAATGTCAATTTTACTGTGAAGACTGTGATATTCCTCTCTGTCATACATGCGTTCCATCGGACAAACATAGAGGGCATAAGATATCAGATGATCTGGGAAAAGGCAAAAGGGAAAAAGTTAAAAAggatttaaaagaattgaaggaaaaaatatttcccTTCTACCAAAAATTAGCGCTGGATTTGCAAGGAGAAAAAACCGCCGTTAAAAAACATTATGAAAGACTTGATGCTGCCGTATCAAAATATGGAGAcacattgttgaaaaaaatgaaagctGTTGTTGAAAAGGAAAAATCGTGTATTATTGAAGGGAAATCAAAACACATTTCGACCTTAGAAAAACAGGAAATTAGTATTGCTAAGAAAATGTCTAAATTAGAACGGCGCATTCTTGAACTAAACCAAATGCTTGACACCAGTAATGAATTTATTGCCTCTGAATACGAATCGAAGAATTCAAAGTTCAACAGAATGCCATCTAGGAAGATCATTCCACTTCTCAAATTTGTCCCGAATATGATAAATGAAAACGATTTACACCAAAATTTTGGTTTTCTTACTTTTTCAGCTGTCACGCAGGATAAAGATGGTTTCATCATGACAAACCCTTCAGCCCACAAACCAGAAATTATCAAAACTGTAGCAACTGGGAAAAAGGGCTGCCTCAGCAGTGTAGAATGCTGTAGCAATAGCGAAGTCTGGACAACCTGGggcaaaatcatgaaattacaCAATCTAAACGGAGAACTTTTGAAGTCAATTAAAACCAAATCTGGGTATAATGTGGGGGAtataacaacaacaaagaaaGGCTATCTGGTGTATTCAGACCCAGACTCTAAAACCATCAACaggatgaagaaaaaaaccataaaagaAGTTATCACATTGCATGGATGGACACCTTGCAGTGTTTGCAGTACTTCCCTTGATGGCCTATTGGTGATCATGACCAGCAATGACAAGAAACAATCTAAAGTTATCCGCTATACGGACAGCTTCGAAGAAAGCCTTACAGCTCAATTTGATGACAACGGCGTGCCTCTGTATTCCAAAAGCAGCAACACAAAGTATGTCAGTGAGAATAAAAATCTTGATATCTGCGTGGCAGACATGGGATCTCGTTCTGTAGTAGTTGTCAATCAGACTGGTTGTCTTCGTTTTAGATACACAGGCTCTCCCTCTGCTTTTAAAACGTCACTTAAACCAGACGGCATCGCCACAGACAGCCACAGTCAAATTTTGACTGCGGACAGTCACAATAAGAGAATCCACTTTTTAGATCAAGATGGACATTTTCTCCGTTACATTGCGGTTGACAAATCGGATTGTCCATTCAGTTTCTGTGTCGATACCAATAACACATTGTTTGTGGCTGGAAAAAAGAGTGGAGAAATAAAGATGATCACTTATACTTAA
- the LOC105322002 gene encoding E3 ubiquitin-protein ligase TRIM71: MSDSENSDSDTAKEQYSDDEEVEEEVKELYIDEDEFWDASETDDEIDEPSSDINNKDSASTKPKVLHPTRSAQYAILCNLCSRSSVTSYCIPCCVSLCSNCVDKHTCSLSKPHKVVPYQEKHAATKYPECKEHAKNYCQFYCEDCDISLCHTCFSSAKHRRHKISDDLKKGKREKVKKDLKELKENIFPLYQNIALDLQREKTAVEKHYERLDAAVSKHGDNLLKKMKAVVEKGKSCIMEGKSKHISTLEKQEISIAKKMSKLDRHILKLKQLLDTSDEFIASEYESKNSKFNRMPSRKIIPLLKFVPNMIDENNLHQNFGFLTFSAVSQDKDGFIMTKPSAHKPEIINTITTGKKGGTSSIEWCSNSEVWTTWGKVMKLRNLNGELLKQIETKSGYNVGGITTTKKGYLVYSDPDSKTINRMKKKTIKEVITLHGWTPCSVCSTSLDGLLVTMISNNKKQSKVIRYTDSFEESLTAQFDNKGVPLYSKSSKKFVSENKNLDICVADRGSLAVVVVNQTGRLRFRYTGSPSTIKTSLKPDGIATDSHSQILTADSHNKRIHIVDQDGHFLRYIAVDKSDCPFS, encoded by the exons ATGTCGGATTCAGAAAACAGCGATTCAGATACGGCTAAAGAACAATATTCTGATGATGAGGAAGTGGAGGAGGAGGTGAAGGAATTATACATTGACGAAGATGAATTTTGGGATGCAAGTGAAACTGACGACGAAATCGATGAACCATCATCAGATATCAATAACAAAG ATAGTGCATCAACAAAACCAAAAGTGTTGCACCCAACCCGCAGTGCCCAATACGCCATACTTTGCAATCTTTGCAGTAGGTCTTCTGTGACAAGCTATTGTATTCCTTGTTGCGTAAGTCTCTGCAGTAACTGTGTTGACAAACACACTTGTAGTTTATCCAAACCCCACAAAGTTGTGCCGTACCAAGAAAAACATGCTGCCACTAAATACCCGGAATGCAAGGAACACGCTAAAAACTATTGTCAATTTTACTGTGAAGACTGTGACATTTCTCTCTGTCATACGTGCTTTTCATCGGCAAAACATAGACGACACAAGATCTCGGACGATCTAAAAAAGGGCAAAAGGGAAAAGGTTAAAAAAGATTTGAAAGAATTGAAGGAAAACATATTTCCCTTATACCAAAATATAGCGCTGGATTTACAAAGAGAAAAAACCGCTGTTGAAAAACACTACGAAAGACTTGATGCTGCCGTATCAAAACATGGAGacaacttgttgaaaaaaatgaaagctGTTGTTGAAAAGGGAAAATCGTGTATTATGGAAGGGAAATCAAAACACATTTCAACTCTAGAAAAACAGGAAATTAGTATTGCTAAGAAAATGTCTAAATTAGATCGCCACATTCTGAAACTGAAACAATTGCTTGACACCAGTGATGAATTTATCGCCTCTGAATACGAATCaaagaattcaaaattcaacagaaTGCCATCTAGGAAGATAATTCCACTTCTCAAATTTGTCCCGAATATGATAGATGAAAACAATTTACACCAAAATTTTGGTTTTCTCACTTTTTCAGCTGTCTCGCAGGATAAAGATGGCTTTATCATGACAAAACCTTCAGCCCATAAACCAGAAATTATCAACACTATAACAACTGGAAAAAAGGGAGGCACCAGCAGCATAGAATGGTGTAGTAATAGCGAAGTCTGGACAACTTGGGGCAAAGTTATGAAATTACGCAATCTGAACGGAGAACTTCTTAAGCAAATTGAAACCAAGTCAGGGTATAATGTGGGGGGTATAACAACGACAAAGAAAGGCTATCTTGTGTATTCGGACCCAGACTCTAAAACCATTAACaggatgaagaaaaaaaccattaAAGAAGTTATCACATTGCATGGGTGGACACCTTGCAGTGTTTGCAGTACTTCCCTTGATGGCCTATTGGTGACCATGATCAGCAATAACAAGAAACAATCAAAAGTTATCCGCTATACGGACAGCTTCGAAGAAAGCCTAACAGCTCAATTTGATAACAAAGGCGTGCCTCTGTATTCCAAAAGCAGCAAGAAGTTTGTTAGTGAGAATAAAAACCTTGATATCTGCGTGGCAGACAGGGGTTCTCTTGCTGTAGTAGTTGTCAATCAGACCGGTCGTCTTCGTTTTAGATATACAGGCTCTCCCTCTACTATAAAAACGTCACTTAAACCAGACGGCATCGCCACAGATAGCCACAGTCAGATTTTGACTGCGGACAGTCACAATAAGAGAATCCACATTGTAGATCAAGATGGACATTTTCTCCGTTATATTGCAGTTGACAAATCGGATTGTCCATTCAGTTAA